The segment ACAAGATGCCGGCCAACCAGTACTGGGAGGTCTGGGACAAGGCGCCCTGGGGCTATACCGCCTGGACGCACCGTCCCCTCGGCACCATGGTGCTCGGCCTGGGCTACCGCGCCGGCGTGCCCTGGAACGAGAGCGCCTACAACAACCCGAAGTTCGACGCCGCTCTCGACGATGCCGAGGCCACCCTCGACGTCAACGAGCGCAAGAAGAAGATGGCCGTCTGCGAGAAGATCCTCCAGGACGACGCCATCATTCCGCAGCCCTTTTGGCGCTCGGTCTTCAAGGCGGCCAACAAGCGGGTCAAGGGGCACCAAACCCATCCGACGCTGTACCACCAGTTCCACAACGTGTGGCTGGAGGGGTAACGGGCTAAGCCGCGGTGGCTTGGACAGGGGCGGCCGGCCGGTCGCCCCTGTCTTCCACGGCCGGATCGCGTACACCGGCCGACTCGCCCTGCCGAGCACCGGAGACCGACATGACACAACTGATTCTGCGGCGGGTGGGCATGATGCTCCTCATCATGCTGGTGGTGGCGCTGCTTCTCTTTCTCATGAACGAGGGCGACCCCCGGCTTATCGCGCGCAGCGTCCTCGGGCCCTACGCCCAGGACCAGCAGCTCGACGCCTGGATCGCCCAGCACGGCTACGACCGGCCGATCATGGTCCGCTACTTCGATTGGATCGGACGCGTGCTCTCCGGCGACCTGGGCGATTCCATCATCTACAAGCGGCCGGTGAACGAGATCTTCTGGGACCGGCTCGGCAACACCGGCATCCTCGCCGGCGTGACCTTCGTGGTCATGGTGGTGGTGGCGCTGACCCTCGGGGTGCTGGCGGGCATGAAGGAAGGCTCGGCGCAGGACCGGGTGATCTCGGTCTTTTCCATCACCACGACCTCGATCCCGGAATACGCCAGCGCGGTGCTGCTGGCCTGGATCTTCGTCTTCGGGCTCGGCTGGCTTCCGGGCACCTCGGCCATGACCGGGGGTTTCAACGTCGTCGAACTGATCCTGCCCGTGATGGTGCTGACGCTGTACGGTTTCGGCTACGTGGCGCGCATGACCCGGGCGTCCATGGCGGAGGTCATGACCAACCACTACATCCGCACCGCCATGCTCAAGGGGCTGCCGTACCGGCACATCATCATGAAGCACGCGCTGCGGAACGCGCTCATCGCGCCGTTCACGGTCATCATGCTGCAGATCAACTGGCTCCTGTCCGGGGTGGTGGTGACGGAGTTCGCCTTCGGCTACAAGGGGTTCGGCGCGCTCCTGCTGGAGGCGGCGCTGCGGCGCGACATCTTCGTCATCGAAGCCTGCGGGCTGGCGGCGGTGTTCGTGGCGGTCTTCACCCAGACCATCGGCGACGTCGGCTACACCTACCTGAACCCGCGGATCCGGTTCAAGTGAGGAGGGGAGCATGGCTACGAATTCCGACAGCACACCCCTCGTAAGACCGGATTCGACCATCGTGAACGCGGTCAAGGCCGCGGCCCTCCTGCGCGAGAGCCCGGTGGGCATGGTGGGCGCGTTGATCGTCGTCTTCTTCGTCCTGCTGGCGATCTTCGCGCCGCTGGTGTCGCCCTACGATCCCAACGCCACGATGCTGCCGTTCGCGTTTCCGGGCACGGCCGCGCCGGACGGCGGCGTGTTCCTGCTAGGCACCGATCACCTGGGCCGCGACATCCTCTCGCGCATCATCTGGGGCGGCCAGCGGGTGCTGTTCTACGCCACGATCGCGACGATCTCGGCGTACATCGTCGGCATCGTCATGGGCTTGGCGGCGGGTTATTTCCGCGGCTACCTGGATGAGATCATCTCGTTCTTCGCCAACGTGATCCTGTCGTTTCCCATCATGGTGCTCTACGTCCTGATCATCGCCAAGCTGGGCGCGTCGGGGCTCAACATCGTCTTCGCGGTGGTGTTCGCGTCCTCGCCGGGCATCATGCGCATCGTGCGCGGCGTCACCATGGACATCGCTACCCGAGACTACATCGCCGCGTCGCAGACACGGGGCGAGGGCCCCTGGTACATCATGCTGGTGGAGATCCTGCCCAACGCGCGCAGCCCGCTGATCGTCGACTTCTGCCTGCGCATGGGCTACACGACCATCACCATCGGCGCGCTCGGATTCCTGGGCCTGGGCCTGCCGCCGCCCGACCCCGACTGGGGCGGCATGATCACCGAGACCCGCGCCTTCGTCACCGGCGGGTTCCCGCACATGGCCATCATGCCCGCGTGCGCGGTGTCCCTGCTGGTGCTGGGATTCAACCTGCTGGCCGACGGACTGCGGGAAGTGTCGTTGAGAGACTAGGAGGAACGTGATGGCGGATCACAACGGCAACGGAGGCGGCGACGCGCCGGTGCTCGATATCTCGGGTCTCCGGCTCAGCTACTACACGCGCGCCGGGGAGATCCCCGCGGTGATGGACTTCGACCTCACCATCGCCAAGGGCGAATCCGTGGGGCTCGTGGGCGAGTCCGGATGCGGCAAGTCCACCGTGGCCAACGGCATCATGCGCTACATGGGCAAGAACGGCGGCATCGTCGGCGGCACCATCAAGTTTCAGGGCCGGGACATGGCGGAGATGAGCGAGGAGGAGATCCGGCGGGTGCGCGGCAAGGACATCGCCATGATCTACCAGGAGCCCATGGCCGCGCTCAATCCGAGCCTGACCATCGCCGCTCAGCTCATGGAAGTCCCCATGATCCACGAGGGGGTCAGCGAGGAAGAGGCGTTCCAGCGCTCCTTCGACATGCTGTCGGCGGTGCACATCCCGGACCCCAAGCGCCTGATGGACTCGTACCCGCACCAGGTTTCCGGCGGCCAGCAGCAGCGCGTGGTCATCGCCATGGCGCTCCTGTCGCGGCCGGCGCTCCTGCTCCTGGACGAGCCCACCACGGCGCTGGACGTGACCGTGGAGGCGGGCATCGTCGAACTGATCGCGGAGTTGAGCAAGGAATCCGGCACCTCGCTGCTCTACATCTCCCACAACCTGGGCCTGATGCTGGAGGTGTGCGACCGCATCTGCGTCATGTACTCCGGCGAGGTGGTGGAGGAGGGGCATATCAGCTCCATTTTCTCCTGGCCCAAGCACCCGTACACCCACGGCCTGTTCGGCTGCATCCCGCTGCCGCACGCGGACAAGAACGCGCGTCCGCTGAACGCCATCAAGGGCCAGCTTCCGCTGCCGCACCAGCGCCCCACGGGCTGCTATTTCGGGCCACGCTGCGACTTTTTCCAGGCCGGACGCTGCGACAGCGACCACATCCCCATGGAGGAAGTCTTCACCGACGACGACGACGCCCACCGGGTACGCTGCCTGCGCTGGAACGAGATCGATCACGACGAGGCGCGTAGCGTCGAGACGACGCGCGAGCCCATCGAGGTGGGCGATACGGTCCTCGAAGTCGACAACATGCGCAAGTACTACGAGGTCAAGGAGAGCACGCTGGCGGCGATGGTTTCCGGCGGCTCCGTGCGCCAGGTCAAGGCCAACGAGAGCATCAGCTTCGACGCCGGAGAAGGGGAGACGGTGGCCATCGTGGGCGAGTCGGGGTGCGGCAAGTCCACCTTCGCCAAGGTGCTCATGGGGCTGGAGACCGCCACGGAAGGGGAGGTGCGCCTCGACGGCACGGACCTCGGCAGCATCGAGGTCAAGAAACGCACTCCCGAGCAGCTCGCGTCGCTGCAGATGGTGTTCCAGAATCCCAACGACACCCTCAATCCGTCCCACAGCATCGGCTACCAGATCGGACGGGTGATCAAGCGTTTCGGCATCGAATCCGATCCCGCGAAGATCCAGGATCGGGTCCACAAGCTGCTCGATACGGTGAAGCTGCCGCGCGACTTCGTCAACCGCAAGCCGCGCCAGCTATCCGGCGGACAGAAGCAGCGGGTGGGCATCGCCCGCGCCTTCGCAGGCAATCCCAAGACCGTCATCGCGGACGAGCCCATCTCCGCCCTCGACGTCTCCGTGGCCGCGGCCGTGACCGAGCTGCTGATGGACATCCAGCGCGAGCACCGCACCACGCTCCTGTTCATCAGCCACGACCTGTCCGCGGTGCGCTATCTCGCAGACCGCATTGTGGTCATGTACCTGGGACAGATCATGGAGCGGGGGACCACGGACGAGGTCTTCGCGCCGCCGTACCACCCCTATACCGAGGCGCTGCTGTCGGCCGTGCCCATCGCCGACCCCGAGGTGGAGAAGCGCCGCATCGTGCTGGAAGGCAATCTCCCGAGCCCCCTGGACCCACCCAAGGGATGCCCGTTCTCCACCCGCTGCCAGCGCAAGGTCGGCGACATCTGCGACAACGAGCCGCCCCCGGTCCAGCTCGACGGCGAGGGCCACTCCATCGCCTGCCACATTCCGCTGGACGAGCTGCGCGAGGTGGAACCGGTGATCACCATCCCGGACCGGGACCTGGAAGCGCCGGCGCCGACGCAGGCGTAACAAAAGGGCAAACGGACGGCTCTCCAAGACGAGAGGTACCATGAACCGGCTTTTGTCAGGCTGGCGCGGCTGGCTCGCCGCGGGTCTGGTTGGCTGCACGACCGTCGCCGTGGCGTTGGCGATGCCGGTTCCCCTAACCGAGCCTCCCCCGACGGCTCCCCCGGCGCCGCTGCCGGTACTCTCCGACGAGGTGGCTGCGGTGGCGGCGAGAGACGACTTCAAGATTTTTCTCCAGAGCGCGCGCTGGGGCGACCACGGGCCGAGGACGCCAAAGCGCGCAGGCTCGCCCGCACCGGCCGCGCCGCCTGCTCCCACGACCAACCCTGAACTCGCCAGGATGAACTACGTGGGGTTGATCACCATCCATGACCAGCGAACCGTGTTGTTCGACGTGCCGGATGTGGGGGTTGTCCGGTACGTACCGGGTGACAGGCTCCCCGACGGCCGCGTACTGGTTTCGGTCACGGATGACAGTCTGACGCTCAGAGCGGATGGCCGCGCCGACGAAGTGCTCGTGCTGTTCCCGACCATAGAGAACAACACCCGGAACGCCGCGCCGAAATCCGACGAAACCGAAATGCGCTCCCGCGGCTCCAAGGGTTCGAGATGAACGTTTCCATTCGGTATTTCCGTACCACCCTGCTCCTGGCGCTGGCGTGCCTGGTGCCGGCGTGCGCGGAGGTTCAGGTGGAGCCGTTTCCCGAGCCGATCCGGCCGGCCAGGGAGCAGCCGCCCACGCCCGCCGTGGCTCCGCCGCCCGCGGACGAGATTCCCGCCCAAGACGGTACCCGCACATCCCGGGCTCCGGGTGTTGTCATCCAGCGGTCGGTGGCGGAAGGCATTACCGACCGGTTGGGCGAGGATCTTGTCGGAGATCCCATCCAGGTCAGCTTCCACAACATTCCTCTTGTGGCCTTCATAAACGAGATCTTCGGTGAAGAACTCAAGATGTCTTTCGTGATCTCGCCTGGCTTGCGCCAGAAGGTCGATCTGGTCACCCTCAAGCTGACCGAGCCGCTGGCGCCGCGCCTGCTGTTTGCAACCGCCCGCCGCGTGCTGCGGGAATTCGGCGTCGATATCGTCGCCACCGACGAGGGGATCCTCACTTTCGTCCTGAGCCAGGACATCGCCTCACGGGACGTGCCCCTGTTCGTGAGCGGCCGCGCCCTGCCGGATGTCCCGCCCAGCCATCGGGTGATCTTCCAGCTCGTGCCGCTCAAGGTGGTGCGCGGTCCGCAGGTGAGGGGATGGCTGAGCGCGGCATTCGACCGGCAGGACCTGGAGATCATCGAGGATCCGGACCGCAACGCCCTACTGCTCAAGGGCAACAGCGACATGCTGGTGCGGGCGCTCGCCATGATCGAGGTCTTGGACCAGCCGCTGCTCCGCGGGCGCTACGGCGTGATCGTCGAGCCGGTCTTCATGAGGTCCCAGGACCTGGCCAAGGCGCTGAACGAGGTTCTTCACGCCGAAGGATACCAGTCGAGCGTCGGAACCGCCGGGAAGGGCGGCTCGATCATTCTCCTCGCGCTGCCCGAGGTGAACAAGATGGTCGCCTTCGCGGGAGATCAGGCCACGCTCGACCATGTCGAGGAATGGGCCCGAATACTGGATACCGGCCGCAAGGAGTCCATCGAGACGGCGCTCTTCACTTACGAGGTTCGCAACACGCAGGCTGAAGAGTTGACCGAAACCCTGAACCGGATGCTCACTCTCGGCGTGACGGGGAAGGGAAAGGCGGCGCCTGCACCGAAGCCCGCGCCGGCGACCGGGGCCATGGGTACCCGGCGGGGGGCGCCGCCCCCGCGGCCGGCCGAGGCCGAGCCGCCCAGCGACCGCATCGTCGTCGACAAGAAACGGAACATGTTGCTCTTCCGCGGCTCCGGCAAGGAATGGGCGGAGATCCGAAGCGTCATCGAGAAACTGGATAAATCCGTGCCGTTGG is part of the Deltaproteobacteria bacterium genome and harbors:
- a CDS encoding ABC transporter permease, giving the protein MATNSDSTPLVRPDSTIVNAVKAAALLRESPVGMVGALIVVFFVLLAIFAPLVSPYDPNATMLPFAFPGTAAPDGGVFLLGTDHLGRDILSRIIWGGQRVLFYATIATISAYIVGIVMGLAAGYFRGYLDEIISFFANVILSFPIMVLYVLIIAKLGASGLNIVFAVVFASSPGIMRIVRGVTMDIATRDYIAASQTRGEGPWYIMLVEILPNARSPLIVDFCLRMGYTTITIGALGFLGLGLPPPDPDWGGMITETRAFVTGGFPHMAIMPACAVSLLVLGFNLLADGLREVSLRD
- a CDS encoding ABC transporter ATP-binding protein; protein product: MADHNGNGGGDAPVLDISGLRLSYYTRAGEIPAVMDFDLTIAKGESVGLVGESGCGKSTVANGIMRYMGKNGGIVGGTIKFQGRDMAEMSEEEIRRVRGKDIAMIYQEPMAALNPSLTIAAQLMEVPMIHEGVSEEEAFQRSFDMLSAVHIPDPKRLMDSYPHQVSGGQQQRVVIAMALLSRPALLLLDEPTTALDVTVEAGIVELIAELSKESGTSLLYISHNLGLMLEVCDRICVMYSGEVVEEGHISSIFSWPKHPYTHGLFGCIPLPHADKNARPLNAIKGQLPLPHQRPTGCYFGPRCDFFQAGRCDSDHIPMEEVFTDDDDAHRVRCLRWNEIDHDEARSVETTREPIEVGDTVLEVDNMRKYYEVKESTLAAMVSGGSVRQVKANESISFDAGEGETVAIVGESGCGKSTFAKVLMGLETATEGEVRLDGTDLGSIEVKKRTPEQLASLQMVFQNPNDTLNPSHSIGYQIGRVIKRFGIESDPAKIQDRVHKLLDTVKLPRDFVNRKPRQLSGGQKQRVGIARAFAGNPKTVIADEPISALDVSVAAAVTELLMDIQREHRTTLLFISHDLSAVRYLADRIVVMYLGQIMERGTTDEVFAPPYHPYTEALLSAVPIADPEVEKRRIVLEGNLPSPLDPPKGCPFSTRCQRKVGDICDNEPPPVQLDGEGHSIACHIPLDELREVEPVITIPDRDLEAPAPTQA
- a CDS encoding ABC transporter substrate-binding protein, producing the protein KMPANQYWEVWDKAPWGYTAWTHRPLGTMVLGLGYRAGVPWNESAYNNPKFDAALDDAEATLDVNERKKKMAVCEKILQDDAIIPQPFWRSVFKAANKRVKGHQTHPTLYHQFHNVWLEG
- a CDS encoding ABC transporter permease: MTQLILRRVGMMLLIMLVVALLLFLMNEGDPRLIARSVLGPYAQDQQLDAWIAQHGYDRPIMVRYFDWIGRVLSGDLGDSIIYKRPVNEIFWDRLGNTGILAGVTFVVMVVVALTLGVLAGMKEGSAQDRVISVFSITTTSIPEYASAVLLAWIFVFGLGWLPGTSAMTGGFNVVELILPVMVLTLYGFGYVARMTRASMAEVMTNHYIRTAMLKGLPYRHIIMKHALRNALIAPFTVIMLQINWLLSGVVVTEFAFGYKGFGALLLEAALRRDIFVIEACGLAAVFVAVFTQTIGDVGYTYLNPRIRFK